The proteins below come from a single Pseudarthrobacter sp. SSS035 genomic window:
- a CDS encoding SGNH/GDSL hydrolase family protein, protein MCWVTRNGAGLNVTKQEWIKYGALFLLAVVAFGVAGIALTNPRGAGEASNTVTVTPAAATATASAPPAPTPTATATAQRLGIQLPADPVVLILGDSYTAGDGADRPDQGWAYLVAGSLGYPTNIDGVGGTGFAWGGGAQDNQALEYEVRLQRIAENPVFVPNVLILQGGQNDSLINNPDEIQTATARTIESARRFWPGVQVVVLGPSAPQPLAEELRSANSAVRAGAAAAKAPFIDASDAGWFTSANSPEFDFDGSHVNTAGHNHIAEKFLESWVTLIQ, encoded by the coding sequence ATGTGCTGGGTGACGAGAAATGGTGCGGGACTCAACGTGACCAAGCAGGAGTGGATCAAGTACGGTGCACTTTTTCTGTTGGCCGTAGTTGCCTTCGGCGTAGCAGGTATCGCTCTGACGAATCCGCGCGGCGCAGGCGAAGCCAGCAACACGGTGACGGTAACCCCGGCGGCGGCCACGGCGACTGCCAGTGCGCCCCCTGCACCCACGCCCACAGCTACTGCAACGGCCCAACGGTTGGGAATCCAGCTTCCCGCCGACCCCGTCGTCCTTATTCTGGGTGATTCGTACACTGCCGGTGACGGCGCGGACCGGCCAGACCAGGGATGGGCCTACCTTGTTGCCGGCTCGCTCGGATATCCCACGAACATCGACGGTGTGGGCGGAACCGGCTTCGCGTGGGGCGGCGGCGCACAGGACAACCAGGCTCTTGAGTACGAAGTTCGGCTGCAGAGAATCGCTGAGAACCCCGTCTTCGTCCCCAACGTCCTCATCCTTCAAGGCGGACAGAACGACTCTCTCATCAACAATCCTGATGAAATCCAAACCGCCACGGCGCGGACCATTGAGTCGGCCCGCAGGTTCTGGCCGGGCGTCCAGGTAGTAGTACTTGGCCCATCCGCCCCACAACCGCTCGCGGAGGAACTGCGTAGTGCGAACAGCGCAGTCCGCGCTGGGGCCGCAGCCGCTAAGGCTCCGTTCATCGACGCCAGCGATGCTGGCTGGTTCACAAGTGCCAACAGCCCAGAGTTCGATTTTGACGGCTCCCACGTGAACACCGCCGGCCACAATCACATTGCTGAGAAGTTCCTGGAGTCTTGGGTCACGCTGATCCAATGA
- a CDS encoding acyltransferase — protein MVERPPAPGSGLMSGRQHALDGLRTVAVIGVFLFHTVTGFAPGGSIGVDVFFTLSGFVITLLIMKEYRSTGKLRLGVFYAKRLARLWPALLVLCAVVVMVGLIFPSSGWGGQEADAIPAAGYLMNLSNFGAFGSSTGGGALSPTWTLAVEEQFYLVWPVLLLLMLRFWKVRTVAWITAVLAAGFLVSRFFLVSGGASLARIYNGPDTRADELLLGCAVALVLSCISPGSRLHGSLQAGVRRFGPLAGLALVLAVFMLKEPTEPSAWFDIFWTAGPTALAILAGLAIGWLVLLPEGLVSKILGHRWLSRPGRDLSYGMYLWHLPIFILLIPLVPSLAVRVPLTAILTVLMAYLSFRFVETPIRRWASRRLDPAVVRPAPEPVRELELAGRT, from the coding sequence ATGGTGGAACGCCCGCCGGCCCCCGGTTCCGGATTGATGTCCGGGCGGCAGCACGCACTCGATGGCCTGCGCACCGTCGCGGTGATCGGCGTCTTTCTCTTCCACACCGTCACCGGGTTCGCCCCCGGTGGATCCATTGGCGTGGACGTATTCTTCACGCTCAGCGGCTTTGTGATCACTCTCCTGATCATGAAGGAGTACCGCTCCACGGGCAAGCTGCGGCTTGGCGTTTTCTACGCCAAACGGCTCGCCCGGCTCTGGCCGGCGCTGCTGGTTCTTTGTGCTGTCGTGGTTATGGTCGGCCTGATCTTTCCGTCGTCGGGGTGGGGCGGTCAGGAAGCCGATGCCATTCCGGCGGCTGGCTACCTGATGAACCTGTCCAACTTCGGAGCCTTCGGTTCCTCAACCGGCGGCGGTGCGCTGAGCCCAACCTGGACGCTCGCCGTCGAGGAGCAGTTCTACCTGGTCTGGCCAGTGCTCCTTCTGCTGATGCTGAGGTTCTGGAAGGTCCGCACGGTCGCCTGGATAACGGCCGTCCTGGCGGCGGGGTTCCTGGTTTCACGCTTCTTCCTGGTCTCCGGCGGGGCATCGCTGGCCCGGATTTACAACGGACCGGATACACGGGCCGACGAGTTGCTGCTGGGGTGCGCCGTGGCCCTGGTGTTGTCGTGCATCAGCCCAGGCTCGCGGCTCCACGGCTCGCTGCAGGCCGGTGTGCGCCGGTTCGGTCCGCTAGCGGGGCTCGCCCTGGTGCTGGCCGTGTTCATGCTCAAAGAGCCCACCGAACCCAGTGCCTGGTTTGATATCTTCTGGACCGCCGGTCCAACTGCCTTGGCAATACTGGCCGGGCTGGCCATCGGGTGGCTTGTCCTGCTGCCAGAAGGCCTCGTCTCAAAGATCCTGGGCCACCGCTGGCTTTCCCGCCCTGGCCGGGACCTGTCCTACGGGATGTACCTTTGGCACTTGCCGATCTTTATCCTGCTCATTCCTCTCGTCCCATCACTGGCCGTCCGCGTACCGCTGACGGCAATCCTGACAGTGCTGATGGCTTACCTGTCCTTCCGATTTGTGGAAACACCCATCCGCCGCTGGGCATCCAGAAGGTTGGACCCCGCCGTCGTCCGTCCCGCTCCGGAGCCCGTCCGGGAACTGGAGCTCGCCGGACGGACCTAG